One window of Phalacrocorax carbo chromosome 1, bPhaCar2.1, whole genome shotgun sequence genomic DNA carries:
- the LOC104049998 gene encoding gap junction beta-2 protein, with product MDWGTLQAVLGGVNKHSTSIGKIWLTVLFIFRIMILVVAAERVWGDEQQDFVCNTLQPGCRNVCYDHFFPISHIRLWALQLIFVSTPALLVAMHVAYTRHEKKRRFRNGEKIDIEELKNEKIHIRGPLWWTYTSSIFFRIVFEAVFMYVFYYMYDGYQMPRLVKCNAWPCPNTVDCFVSRPTEKTTFTIFMLAVSGICMMLNLAELCYLVVKICMNASRKTTVLK from the coding sequence aTGGACTGGGGAACTCTGCAGGCTGTTTTAGGAGGTGTAAACAAGCACTCAACCAGCATCGGGAAGATATGGCTCACAGTGCTGTTCATCTTCCGTATCATGATCCTGGTTGTGGCTGCAGAGAGAGTCTGGGGAGATGAACAACAAGATTTTGTCTGCAACACACTTCAACCTGGGTGCAGAAATGTTTGCTATGATCACTTTTTTCCCATCTCTCACATCAGACTCTGGGCCCTGCAGCTGATCTTTGTTTCCACACCCGCACTGCTGGTGGCCATGCATGTAGCTTACACCAGGCACGAGAAGAAAAGACGGTTCAGAAATGGTGAGAAAATTGATattgaagagctgaaaaatgaaaagattcaCATTCGGGGTCCCCTGTGGTGGACATACACCAGCAGCATCTTCTTCAGGATCGTCTTTGAAGCAGTCTTCATGTATGTGTTCTACTACATGTACGATGGGTACCAGATGCCTCGCCTCGTGAAGTGCAATGCATGGCCCTGCCCCAACACAGTGGATTGTTTTGTGTCTCGGCCCACTGAGAAAACCACATTTACTATTTTCATGCTTGCTGTGTCTGGGATCTGCATGATGTTGAATCTGGCTGAGTTGTGTTACCTAGTGGTAAAAATTTGCATGAATGCATCCCGGAaaacaacagttttaaaataa
- the GJA3 gene encoding gap junction alpha-3 protein isoform X2: MGDWSFLGRLLENAQEHSTVIGKVWLTVLFIFRILVLGAAAEEVWGDEQSDFTCNTQQPGCENVCYDKAFPISHIRFWVLQIIFVSTPTLIYLGHVLHIVRMEEKRKEKEELKKKGSFKDSNYPGAAASGSGGGGGSNNIRDPLGKKGKERLPIRDERGRIRMGGALLRTYVFNIIFKTLFEVGFIVGQYFLYGFELKPVYQCSRSPCPHTVDCFISRPTEKTIFIIFMLVVASVSLLLNMLEIYHLGWKKLKQGMTSRYSLEMPVATMTPVMVTGEAKPVALPPPAPPVVVTTAVPPPILPDTRAVTPLLAPVTMAPYYAAAAPRPRPPSTMASVASYPVAPPVPEERHRAVTPTPISTPVTIPTPIPTPTPAVVNYFNSNSHALAAEQNWVNMAAEQQGKVPSSSAGSSTPSSVWHPLPEQEEPLEQLLPPPAGPPVAAANSGSSASLSGASGGKWDVEGEEELSEERPISAACTTVEMHEPPLFVDTRRLSRAK, from the exons ATGGGTGACTGGAGCTTTCTGGGGAGACTGTTAGAGAATGCGCAGGAGCACTCCACAGTTATTGGCAAGGTTTGGCTGACGGTACTGTTTATCTTCAGGATActggtgctgggggctgctgctgaggaggTCTGGGGAGACGAGCAGTCGGACTTTACATGCAACACTCAGCAACCTGGTTGCGAAAATGTTTGCTATGACAAAGCCTTCCCCATTTCTCACATCCGCTTCTGGGTGCTGCAGATCATTTTTGTTTCCACTCCAACTCTCATCTACTTGGGCCATGTGCTGCACATTGTACGCatggaggagaagaggaaagagaaggaagagctgaaaaagaagggaagcTTCAAAGACAGCAACTatccaggagcagcagcatctggcagtggtggtggaggaggcAGCAATAACATCAGGGATCCGCTTGGcaaaaaggggaaggagaggctcCCGATCCGAGATGAACGTGGTAGAATCCGTATGGGGGGTGCCCTGCTCCGTACCTACGTCTTCAACATCATTTTCAAGACACTGTTTGAGGTGGGCTTCATTGTCGGCCAGTACTTCCTATATGGCTTTGAGCTAAAGCCAGTCTACCAATGCAGCCGCTCACCTTGCCCACACACTGTGGACTGCTTCATCTCAAGACCCACTGAGAAGACcatcttcatcatcttcatgtTGGTGGTGGCCTCTGTCTCCCTGCTGCTGAACATGCTTGAGATATATCACTTGGGGTGGAAGAAGCTTAAGCAGGGCATGACAAGTCGGTACAGCCTTGAGATGCCTGTCGCAACAATGACACCAGTCATGGTAACAGGGGAGGCCAAACCTGTTGCCctaccaccaccagcaccaccagtgGTGGTAACAACTGCTGTGCCCCCACCCATCCTGCCTGACACCCGCGCTGTCACACCACTGCTGGCCCCGGTGACCATGGCACCATACtatgctgcagctgctccaagaCCACGGCCCCCCTCCACCATGGCCTCTGTGGCCAGCTACCCTGTTGCTCCACCAGTTCCTGAGGAGAGGCACCGTGCTGTGACTCCCACGCCCATCTCCACTCCTGTCACCATCCCGACCCCCATCCCCACGCCCACGCCAGCCGTCGTCAACTACTTCAACAGCAACAGCCATGCCCTGGCGGCTGAGCAGAACTGGGTCAACAtggcagctgagcagcagggGAAGGTGCCCTCCAGCTCGGCAGGCTCCTCTACCCCCAGCAGTGTCTGGCATCCCCTTCCTGAGCAGGAAGAGCCACTGGAGCAGCTACTCCCACCCCCAGCTGGGCCACCCGTTGCTGCAGCCAACAGTGGCAGCAGCGCCAGCCTGAGTGGGGCAAGCGGCGGCAAGTGGGATGTAGAGGGTGAGGAGGAGCTGTCAGAGGAACGGCCCATCTCAGCTGCCTGCACCACCGTGGAGATGCATGAGCCACCGTTGTTCGTAGACACACGGCGCTTGAGCAGGGCCA AATGA
- the GJA3 gene encoding gap junction alpha-3 protein isoform X1 produces the protein MGDWSFLGRLLENAQEHSTVIGKVWLTVLFIFRILVLGAAAEEVWGDEQSDFTCNTQQPGCENVCYDKAFPISHIRFWVLQIIFVSTPTLIYLGHVLHIVRMEEKRKEKEELKKKGSFKDSNYPGAAASGSGGGGGSNNIRDPLGKKGKERLPIRDERGRIRMGGALLRTYVFNIIFKTLFEVGFIVGQYFLYGFELKPVYQCSRSPCPHTVDCFISRPTEKTIFIIFMLVVASVSLLLNMLEIYHLGWKKLKQGMTSRYSLEMPVATMTPVMVTGEAKPVALPPPAPPVVVTTAVPPPILPDTRAVTPLLAPVTMAPYYAAAAPRPRPPSTMASVASYPVAPPVPEERHRAVTPTPISTPVTIPTPIPTPTPAVVNYFNSNSHALAAEQNWVNMAAEQQGKVPSSSAGSSTPSSVWHPLPEQEEPLEQLLPPPAGPPVAAANSGSSASLSGASGGKWDVEGEEELSEERPISAACTTVEMHEPPLFVDTRRLSRASKSSSCRARSDDLAV, from the coding sequence ATGGGTGACTGGAGCTTTCTGGGGAGACTGTTAGAGAATGCGCAGGAGCACTCCACAGTTATTGGCAAGGTTTGGCTGACGGTACTGTTTATCTTCAGGATActggtgctgggggctgctgctgaggaggTCTGGGGAGACGAGCAGTCGGACTTTACATGCAACACTCAGCAACCTGGTTGCGAAAATGTTTGCTATGACAAAGCCTTCCCCATTTCTCACATCCGCTTCTGGGTGCTGCAGATCATTTTTGTTTCCACTCCAACTCTCATCTACTTGGGCCATGTGCTGCACATTGTACGCatggaggagaagaggaaagagaaggaagagctgaaaaagaagggaagcTTCAAAGACAGCAACTatccaggagcagcagcatctggcagtggtggtggaggaggcAGCAATAACATCAGGGATCCGCTTGGcaaaaaggggaaggagaggctcCCGATCCGAGATGAACGTGGTAGAATCCGTATGGGGGGTGCCCTGCTCCGTACCTACGTCTTCAACATCATTTTCAAGACACTGTTTGAGGTGGGCTTCATTGTCGGCCAGTACTTCCTATATGGCTTTGAGCTAAAGCCAGTCTACCAATGCAGCCGCTCACCTTGCCCACACACTGTGGACTGCTTCATCTCAAGACCCACTGAGAAGACcatcttcatcatcttcatgtTGGTGGTGGCCTCTGTCTCCCTGCTGCTGAACATGCTTGAGATATATCACTTGGGGTGGAAGAAGCTTAAGCAGGGCATGACAAGTCGGTACAGCCTTGAGATGCCTGTCGCAACAATGACACCAGTCATGGTAACAGGGGAGGCCAAACCTGTTGCCctaccaccaccagcaccaccagtgGTGGTAACAACTGCTGTGCCCCCACCCATCCTGCCTGACACCCGCGCTGTCACACCACTGCTGGCCCCGGTGACCATGGCACCATACtatgctgcagctgctccaagaCCACGGCCCCCCTCCACCATGGCCTCTGTGGCCAGCTACCCTGTTGCTCCACCAGTTCCTGAGGAGAGGCACCGTGCTGTGACTCCCACGCCCATCTCCACTCCTGTCACCATCCCGACCCCCATCCCCACGCCCACGCCAGCCGTCGTCAACTACTTCAACAGCAACAGCCATGCCCTGGCGGCTGAGCAGAACTGGGTCAACAtggcagctgagcagcagggGAAGGTGCCCTCCAGCTCGGCAGGCTCCTCTACCCCCAGCAGTGTCTGGCATCCCCTTCCTGAGCAGGAAGAGCCACTGGAGCAGCTACTCCCACCCCCAGCTGGGCCACCCGTTGCTGCAGCCAACAGTGGCAGCAGCGCCAGCCTGAGTGGGGCAAGCGGCGGCAAGTGGGATGTAGAGGGTGAGGAGGAGCTGTCAGAGGAACGGCCCATCTCAGCTGCCTGCACCACCGTGGAGATGCATGAGCCACCGTTGTTCGTAGACACACGGCGCTTGAGCAGGGCCAGTAAGTcgagcagctgcagagccaggtCAGACGACCTGGCCGTGTAG